AGGTCATCATCCGCACCGCCTCGAAGGAATATGTGATCCGGGACGCGAACGTGACCGCGATGACCGCGCAGGGTCAGAAGATCTGGACCGTCGTGGGCGAGCCAATCGTGCGGGACCGGGCCGATGCGAAGAAGTCCGTGGAAGGCGCAGCCGTCTCGATCCCCGAAGAGGACGTGCAGCTCGTCGCGGAGAAGGCCGGCGTCTCCGAGGAGGAGGCCCGGAAGGCCCTCGAGGAATGCGGCGGCGAGCCCGCCGAAGCGATCATCCGCTTGATGAGCCGATGAACATCGAGCGGGTCCGGACGATACTCGGCGTCTGGGCCCCGATGGCGATTGGCGTTTTCATCATCGCGACGTCGATCAACTTCTACGTCACCGCGCGACTCAGCGCCGATCTCGAATCGTGGAGGCTCGTGTGTTCCGCGGGTGCTTTCTTCGTCGGCGGAGTTCTGCTCCTGTCGACGTACGGCCGGTACAAGAAGACGAAAGAAGCGCGGCGGGAGGCCGCCCTCCCGAGGAATTCAGTCCCGTCGCCGACGACGACGCCACGCGAGGAGACCGACGACGGCCGCGAGAACGACA
The Thermoplasmata archaeon DNA segment above includes these coding regions:
- a CDS encoding nascent polypeptide-associated complex protein, with product MIPGGRVNPRQMRQAMKRMGIEQEELDGVEEVIIRTASKEYVIRDANVTAMTAQGQKIWTVVGEPIVRDRADAKKSVEGAAVSIPEEDVQLVAEKAGVSEEEARKALEECGGEPAEAIIRLMSR